The window TGTATTCTCAAGTAGGCAAGTGAGCGGGAGTGCTCAGGGGAAGCAATTATATTATatttaccccctccccccaaataAAGGAATAGCGTTGTATAAAAATACTGCATACTTCCTCAGTAGTTTTAAATAGAAGATACCATGTATCTGACTTAAAGGAAATTGTGGCAACTACCTTGACACTGCTCACGAAAGAAAGATTTCCACCCAGTATTAAGCCATTGAACAGTTGTATGCTCATTGCCCTGGCTTTTTAATAGAAAAGAGGCTGGCAAAAACAAGGTTTGTAACAAAACAAGATCAACACCAGTCTCAATTCTGTTCAAAAGCCAGGACACTGAGCACACAACCATACATTTCATAAGTGTGTTTTTGCAACAAATATCCACCGTTCTCCCTCCCTTCCCCACCCCTCTAAATTTACAGATTTGATTTGAACTTTTAAATATCAAGTCTCACTTCACCCTTTGGAACTCCCAACGAGCCTCCCAGAAAAGACAATGCATATTTTATGGAGGCATAAATTGATGATATAATTTACAAGTCATTTATCTATTCACTAACGGCTGTATTTGCTCGTTGTTTCTTTATGTATGTTTCTTAATTACTCTAAGACTGAAAAATTCTCGAGTGCATCCAAGGCAGCTGCTggcacatcacattttcctgaTTCATCATGAAGTTCACAAGAGACTTCAGCACAAGTACTTGCTTCAAGTTGTGATAAGGATAGATTCTCAATAGCAAGTTCAAACAAAGAGTCATCATTCAACAAATCATTCCACTGCTCGCTAAACTCATCTTCTTATTCACAGTCTACATCATACTGGGATTGATCATTAAAAATATTCTCATCTATTTCACAGATGTCTCCAAACACTTGACTTAGGATGTCCAATATCTTGAAGGCATGATTCATGTTCCAAATCTCAACATAACAGCAAACATCATCCAGAGTGAACATTTTAAATGCATTGGCTACTACTTGCAAAATCTGGTGTTCAGAAAATCCAAGTAGAAACTGTGGATTCATCAGGGTTTTGAGTTGATCATTTTTTGACTTGTCTAACAACTCTTTGCCCAGAAACTTGTGATAATCGTTTAAATGTTCTTTGAGAGTTGAAATTTGCTGCTGTGTGCACTGTCTTGTTCTAGGGATGCACTCTTTCTGTTGGTCAGTTATTCCAGGAAATTTTGTGAGATCACTGCAATCCACTTCTCCACATTCACACTTTACTGAACAATTGTCACAACACATGTGTAGAGGCTGTGGAAATGTTAGGGAAGACATCCCATCAAACTTGTGCGACAAAGTCTTGCACCTGCAGTAAGTTTCCCGAACATATTGCTTCATGTCTTTGTCAACATGGTTGAGAAACAACCCCTGATAAATGAGGTATGCCACACTCTGTTCTCCATCTCTTCCTGCCCTTCCAGTCTCCTGAATATATGCCTGAATGTTTTTGGATGGACCAAAGTGGATGGTACGATGAACACCTTTGCAGTCAACTCCCATTCCAAATGCAATGGTTGCCACCAGCACTCTTATTGGAGATTCTTCCTTCTGGAAAGCGTCCAATATCATATTCTTGTTTTTGTCAGGGGTGCAAGAATGAAGCATTTCAAGCAAC is drawn from Montipora foliosa isolate CH-2021 unplaced genomic scaffold, ASM3666993v2 scaffold_155, whole genome shotgun sequence and contains these coding sequences:
- the LOC137986180 gene encoding uncharacterized protein yields the protein MILDAFQKEESPIRVLVATIAFGMGVDCKGVHRTIHFGPSKNIQAYIQETGRAGRDGEQSVAYLIYQGLFLNHVDKDMKQYVRETYCRCKTLSHKFDGMSSLTFPQPLHMCCDNCSVKCECGEVDCSDLTKFPGITDQQKECIPRTRQCTQQQISTLKEHLNDYHKFLGKELLDKSKNDQLKTLMNPQFLLGFSEHQILQVVANAFKMFTLDDVCCYVEIWNMNHAFKILDILSQVFGDICEIDENIFNDQSQYDVDCE